One window from the genome of Cryptomeria japonica chromosome 6, Sugi_1.0, whole genome shotgun sequence encodes:
- the LOC131035116 gene encoding sulfite exporter TauE/SafE family protein 3 produces MARGGLKWLSLVVSAALFGVLLAMTFGAAERTFPQGEAFPQERERSMEEVDDLAEDQTSMKAYIVKAGNFLWQSDRSEYHHVWPKMKFGWKIVMGTIIAFFGAAVGSVGGVGGGGIFVPMLTLIIGFDPKSSTAISKCMIMGAAGSTVYYNLKLKHPTLDLPIIDYDLAMLFQPMLMLGISIGVAFNVIFADWMVTVLLIILFIGTSSKAFFKGIETWKQETLKKKEAERTHSENSQSNNRTEDHEEVDFKPLPSEPNEERNASNGETNQRPPRDVTNSILYNIRWKELGMLFFVWFAFLAVQILKTKSATCSVKYWVLNSLQVPIAFSVALYEAVSLYKGTKTIASKGVDGVDWKISRLLLYFFCGIMAGVVGGLLGLGGGFILGPLFLELGIPPQVSSATATFAMVFSSSMSVVEYYFLKRFPIPYAAYFFAVCIVAAFWGQHVIRKLIIVLGRASLIIFTLAFVIFLSALTLGGVGIVKMIHKIHSGAYMGFENLCTYDA; encoded by the exons ATGGCAAGAGGAGGTCTGAAATGGCTGTCTTTAGTTGTATCTGCTGCCTTATTTGGAGTCTTGTTGGCCATGACATTTGGGGCCGCGGAAAGGACTTTCCCGCAAGGTGAAGCTTTTCCCCAGGAAAGGGAAAGAAGTATGGAAGAAGTAGACGATCTTGCGGAGGACCAGACCTCCATGAAAGCATATATAGTAAAAGCTGGAAACTTCCTCTGGCAATCGGATAGGTCCGAGTACCATCATGTTTGGCCG AAAATGAAATTTGGCTGGAAAATAGTGATGGGCACCATAATTGCTTTCTTCGGAGCTGCAGTAGGTAGTGTTGGAGGAGTCGGTGGAGGGGGCATATTTGTTCCCATGCTTACACTCATTATTGGGTTTGATCCCAAGTCCTCCACAGCCATATCCAAAT GTATGATTATGGGAGCAGCAGGATCTACAGTTTACTACAATCTTAAACTCAAACACCCAACGTTAGACTTACCCATTATTGATTACGATTTGGCTATGCTTTTTCAACCCATGCTGATGTTGGGGATTAGCATTGGCGTTGCATTCAATGTTATTTTTGCAGATTGGATGGTCACTGTTTTGCTTATCATTCTATTCATAG GTACATCTTCAAAAGCGTTTTTTAAAGGTATAGAAACATGGAAGCAAGAGACTCTAAAGAAAAAG GAAGCTGAAAGGACACACTCGGAGAATTCTCAATCTAACAATAGAACAGAAG ATCATGAGGAAGTGGATTTCAAACCTCTGCCCAGTGAACCAAATGAGGAAAGGAATGCTAGTAATGGGGAGACTAATCAGCGTCCACCAAGAGATGTCACT AACTCAATTTTGTACAACATCCGTTGGAAGGAATTGGGGATGCTGTTCTTTGTTTGGTTCGCATTTCTGGCAGTGCAGATCCTAAAG ACCAAATCAGCTACATGCTCTGTAAAGTACTGGGTATTAAACTCACTACAG GTCCCAATTGCTTTTTCTGTAGCCCTTTATGAAGCTGTTTCTTTATACAAAGGAACCAAGACAATTGCCTCTAAAGGAGTAGATGGAGTTGATTGGAAAATATCTCGGCTGCTTCTATATTTCTTCTGTGGAATTATGGCTGGTGTTGTAGGTGGCTTACTTGGTCTTGGAGGAGGATTTATCCTTGGACCTCTATTTTTGGAGCTGGGCATCCCACCCCAG GTTTCAAGTGCCACTGCAACATTTGCTATGGTATTTTCTTCATCAATGTCTGTGGTCGAATACTACTTTTTAAAGCGATTTCCAATTCCTTATG CTGCATACTTTTTTGCAGTTTGTATCGTTGCAGCCTTTTGGGGTCAGCATGTTATTCGGAAACTCATCATTGTGTTAGGGAGGGCATCCCTGATCATTTTTACCCTCGCTTTTGTAATCTTCCTAAGTGCTCTGACATTGG GTGGAGTAGGCATTGTTAAAATGATTCACAAAATACACAGTGGAGCCTACATGGGTTTTGAGAACCTTTGCACCTATGACGCATAA